CCCACCCGGCGCCCGCACACTCACCGTGTCGAGCGTCCGAAGGTTCACACGGTCTCGCAGTGGCTCATCGCGGTCATGCCGATCACGCAGGTGCTGATCATGCACTGGGTGCTCGAGCTGTCCGCCTCCGGAGCCGCCCCGCAGCAGTCCATCTGGCTTGCCATGGTGCTGCCCTTCGTTCTCTACGGCGCGCTCGCCAGCCAGGATGCCCGCCAGCTCGCCGCCGCCGGCCACCTGACGTCCACGCCGTGGATCGTGGCGGTCATCATGCCGGCTGTGTACCTCGGCTCGCGCGGAGTGCAACTGCACCGGACGACCGGCGCCAGCCCGTGGCCCGCACTGATCCTGTGGGGTCTGTTGCAGGGCGTGGTGGTGGCCGTTGCTACCGTACTCGACCCGGCGTGGTTCGACCGCGTCCTCGCGGCGGCCGGCCTGTAGACCGGTCGCGCGGCTGTCCCCCCTTTAGCCGCGCGACCGCACACCGTCGGTGGGCCGAGGGCCCTCGGTCCACCGACGGTATACCCGCACTCTCGCGCGCGTAGGCTCGACGGGTGACGTCCGACGACCATCCACGCAGGGCCAGCCTCGAAGTGCTTCGTGCCGAAGCCGCCGACGAGCTGGCGACGGTCGTGCACGAGCGGGCGCGCGGCGGCGAAGACCCGTGGGACTTCATGTCGGAGATTCCCACCGTCGATGAACTCGTGGTCTGGATGCTCAGGGCCGACCGCATCGCCGCTGACGGTGGCCGCCGCCCCACCCCCGCCATGAACTACCGCATGCTGCGCCAGATCGCCCTCAGCTACCCCGACCTCACGCCGACGGTGTGGAGCATGATCGGGCGCCTCGAGCGCACGGCGGGGTA
The sequence above is a segment of the Microcella alkaliphila genome. Coding sequences within it:
- a CDS encoding DUF2510 domain-containing protein yields the protein MTTTAVRVPAGWYADPLSADASGQPTHRRWWDGHGWTHHTALIGDTPRSVETAWSAPTSPDISPATVEAMRLSASYTQEARREAARVAETMSLHPGTPVSPVTPAAGTPVATRAAAEAPAARAATASAAGLTPTRLDLDELWKETPTRRPHTHRVERPKVHTVSQWLIAVMPITQVLIMHWVLELSASGAAPQQSIWLAMVLPFVLYGALASQDARQLAAAGHLTSTPWIVAVIMPAVYLGSRGVQLHRTTGASPWPALILWGLLQGVVVAVATVLDPAWFDRVLAAAGL
- a CDS encoding tryptophan synthase subunit alpha translates to MTSDDHPRRASLEVLRAEAADELATVVHERARGGEDPWDFMSEIPTVDELVVWMLRADRIAADGGRRPTPAMNYRMLRQIALSYPDLTPTVWSMIGRLERTAG